A genomic segment from Truepera sp. encodes:
- the gcvH gene encoding glycine cleavage system protein GcvH, with the protein MNTPEELRYAPTHEYARREDETVTVGITDFAQDQLGDVVFVELPESGRRVSKGEQVAVVESVKTASDIYSPVSGVITDVNGALENTPELINDQPYTGGWLFRVEMENDAELNELLDADAYQKSALEEG; encoded by the coding sequence ATGAACACACCCGAAGAACTCCGCTACGCCCCCACTCACGAGTACGCCAGGCGCGAGGACGAGACCGTCACCGTGGGCATCACGGACTTCGCCCAGGACCAGCTCGGCGACGTCGTGTTCGTGGAGCTGCCAGAGTCTGGCCGCCGCGTCAGTAAGGGCGAGCAGGTGGCGGTGGTGGAGTCCGTCAAGACCGCCTCCGACATCTATTCACCTGTCAGCGGCGTCATCACCGACGTGAACGGTGCGCTCGAGAACACACCCGAACTCATCAACGACCAGCCCTACACGGGGGGCTGGCTCTTTCGCGTCGAGATGGAGAACGATGCGGAGCTCAACGAGCTGCTCGACGCCGACGCGTATCAGAAGAGCGCTTTAGAGGAGGGCTGA
- a CDS encoding GTPase domain-containing protein has protein sequence MSTINFSAREINFKIVYYGPGLSGKTTNLKQIYQQVPAESKGEMVSLATEDERTLFFDFLPLDLGKVNGFKTRFHLYTVPGQVFYNSSRKLILRGVDGVVFVADSDPARLRANAESLRNLRENLQEYNLRLADVPLVIQANKRDLPDALDMEMLRAVLDPQGKLSMYEAVAANFEGVFEPLRGVATMVLEKLAQKA, from the coding sequence ATGAGCACGATCAACTTCTCGGCGCGCGAGATCAACTTCAAGATCGTCTACTACGGGCCGGGCCTGTCCGGCAAGACGACGAACCTCAAGCAGATCTACCAGCAGGTGCCCGCGGAGTCCAAGGGCGAGATGGTGTCGCTCGCCACCGAAGACGAGCGCACGCTGTTCTTCGACTTCCTGCCGCTCGACCTCGGCAAGGTCAACGGTTTCAAGACGCGCTTCCACCTCTACACGGTGCCGGGCCAAGTGTTCTACAACTCGTCTCGGAAGTTGATCCTGCGCGGCGTGGACGGCGTCGTGTTCGTGGCCGACTCCGATCCCGCACGCCTGCGCGCCAACGCCGAGAGCCTCCGCAACCTGCGGGAGAACCTCCAGGAGTACAACCTGCGCCTCGCCGACGTGCCGCTGGTCATCCAGGCCAACAAGCGCGACCTGCCCGATGCGCTGGACATGGAGATGCTCAGGGCGGTCCTCGACCCGCAAGGCAAGCTGTCCATGTACGAGGCCGTGGCGGCCAACTTCGAAGGCGTGTTCGAGCCCCTGCGGGGCGTGGCCACCATGGTGTTGGAGAAGCTGGCCCAGAAGGCCTGA
- a CDS encoding iron-sulfur cluster assembly accessory protein → MQQSMADQDHMTLTPAGAEKAGQLLAGNDKANAAIRVFVKSGGCSGYQYGMKIDDQRLDGDHVFEVGNVRLVVDERSWPLLKGSQVDYVENMMGGGFSVSNPNASSECGCGHSFRTDGAAPPSGEGSSSCSS, encoded by the coding sequence ATGCAGCAGTCGATGGCAGACCAGGATCACATGACCCTCACGCCGGCGGGCGCCGAGAAGGCCGGCCAGCTCCTCGCAGGCAACGACAAGGCGAACGCGGCCATCCGCGTGTTCGTGAAGTCGGGGGGCTGCAGCGGCTATCAGTACGGCATGAAGATCGACGATCAGCGCCTGGACGGCGACCACGTCTTCGAGGTAGGCAACGTGAGGCTGGTCGTGGACGAGCGGAGTTGGCCGCTACTGAAGGGTTCTCAGGTCGATTACGTCGAGAACATGATGGGCGGCGGCTTCAGCGTCAGCAACCCCAACGCCTCCAGCGAGTGCGGTTGCGGCCACAGCTTCCGCACCGACGGCGCGGCTCCACCCAGCGGCGAGGGCTCGTCGTCCTGCTCTTCTTGA
- the gcvT gene encoding glycine cleavage system aminomethyltransferase GcvT, producing MKRTPLFETHEELGARMVEFAGYAMPLNYPTGINEEHLAVRQGVGLFDVSHMGEVRVIGPDATEFLQFATLNDPGRLKLGRGQYSMLPNDRGGLIDDLFVYRDGEQEYLIVANAANKDAVFSHLQALAQGKDCHVIDESDSVALLALQGPGAPLLLGQLTDVDLGQVRRNATLDITLSGIPVRVSRTGYTGEDGFEIYLRPTDAVAVWHMLTLAGATPCGLGARDTLRLEAGFPLYGHELTETSNPLCTPFAWVVKDKPFFGREAMWAPDCTRMLVGLRLSERGVPRQGYRVLNLAGDAVGEVTSGVLSPLTRDGIGFAWIDTALCEAGTELTVEIRGQAVAARVAKPPFHGA from the coding sequence ATGAAGCGTACACCCTTGTTCGAGACGCATGAGGAGCTCGGGGCGCGCATGGTCGAGTTCGCCGGTTACGCCATGCCCCTCAACTACCCGACCGGCATCAACGAGGAGCACCTGGCGGTGAGGCAGGGCGTCGGGTTGTTCGACGTGTCGCACATGGGCGAGGTCCGTGTCATCGGGCCCGACGCCACGGAGTTCCTGCAGTTCGCCACCCTCAACGATCCCGGGCGTTTGAAGCTGGGCCGGGGGCAGTACAGCATGCTTCCGAACGACCGTGGAGGGCTGATCGACGACCTGTTCGTGTACCGCGACGGTGAACAGGAGTACCTGATCGTCGCCAACGCCGCCAACAAGGACGCGGTCTTCAGCCACCTCCAAGCACTGGCGCAGGGTAAGGATTGCCACGTGATCGACGAGTCCGACTCGGTCGCGCTGCTCGCCTTGCAGGGCCCGGGCGCCCCGCTGCTGCTCGGGCAACTCACCGACGTCGACCTCGGGCAGGTCAGGCGCAACGCCACCCTCGACATCACCCTCTCGGGCATCCCGGTGCGGGTCAGCCGCACGGGCTACACGGGCGAGGACGGCTTCGAGATCTACCTGCGGCCGACCGACGCGGTGGCGGTGTGGCACATGCTCACGCTGGCCGGCGCCACGCCCTGCGGCCTCGGGGCTCGCGACACCCTGCGGCTCGAGGCCGGGTTCCCGCTTTACGGCCACGAGCTCACCGAGACCTCTAACCCGCTCTGCACGCCGTTCGCGTGGGTGGTCAAGGACAAGCCGTTCTTCGGCCGCGAGGCCATGTGGGCACCCGACTGCACCCGCATGCTCGTTGGCCTGCGGTTGAGCGAGAGGGGCGTGCCGCGCCAGGGCTACCGCGTGCTGAACTTGGCCGGTGACGCCGTCGGTGAGGTCACGTCCGGCGTTCTCTCGCCCCTCACGCGAGACGGCATAGGCTTCGCCTGGATCGACACCGCACTGTGCGAGGCCGGTACGGAGCTGACCGTCGAGATCCGCGGCCAGGCTGTCGCGGCGCGAGTGGCCAAGCCCCCGTTCCACGGGGCATGA
- a CDS encoding S-adenosylmethionine decarboxylase yields MNAGESIGFGTQICLDGAKADVEALADVELARRVIAELAAAVEGSNPGAAPEGVVVLDLQREGHSAALVVGETSVSLHSFPSVRAVTLKFFSVRDLPLGRTTKLFLEAYGVGRYQSAVSGRSLLVPRDPGRLRLALAGERDYTWLRVVPAERVTL; encoded by the coding sequence GTGAACGCTGGAGAGAGCATCGGGTTCGGCACGCAGATCTGCTTGGACGGCGCCAAAGCCGACGTCGAAGCGCTCGCGGACGTGGAGCTGGCGAGGCGCGTGATCGCCGAACTGGCGGCGGCCGTCGAGGGCTCCAACCCCGGAGCGGCACCCGAGGGCGTGGTGGTCCTGGATCTTCAGCGAGAGGGGCACAGCGCGGCGCTGGTCGTCGGCGAGACATCCGTGTCGCTACACTCGTTCCCGTCCGTGCGCGCCGTAACGCTGAAGTTCTTCTCGGTGCGCGACCTGCCGCTCGGGCGCACCACCAAGCTGTTCCTGGAGGCTTACGGCGTGGGCCGGTACCAGAGCGCCGTGAGCGGACGCAGCCTGCTCGTGCCCCGTGACCCCGGCCGGCTCCGGCTTGCGCTGGCCGGTGAGCGCGATTACACCTGGTTGCGCGTCGTGCCCGCCGAGCGCGTGACGCTCTAG
- the glpK gene encoding glycerol kinase GlpK: protein MPRTPGLVLALDQGTTSSRALLFDDQGRVVGSAQKEFQQHYPRPGWVEHDAMDLWSSQVGVASEALARAGVDAGRVSAIGVANQRETTVVYDRRSLTPIANAIVWQDRRTAGVVEGLREAGVEERVRAKTGLLLDPYFSATKIAWLLDNVPGARERAEAGELAFGTVDTWLTARLTGGARHVTDVSNASRTLLFDLGRGVWDDELLELFGVPRALLPEVVPSSHVVGEATVGPLAGVPIAALVGDQQAATFGQACFQPGQAKATYGTGAFIVLNTGLKPRPPAGRLLTTVAWQQGGPLEYALEGSIFMAGAVVQWLRDGLGIIRDVADAAPLALSVPDAGGVVFVPAMTGLGAPYWDPRARGTIVGISRGTTAAHVARAALEGVALQVADVMGAMQAGSGIAIPELRVDGGASRNDALMQLQADVMGVPVVRSAQVETTALGAAYLAGLAVGVWPDRAALAAQWRAGARFVPRLSDPERAAVMERWAEAVSRSRDWAQDEA from the coding sequence GTGCCACGCACGCCTGGGCTCGTCCTCGCCCTGGACCAGGGCACTACGAGTTCGCGTGCCCTGCTCTTCGACGACCAGGGGCGCGTGGTCGGCTCGGCGCAGAAGGAGTTCCAGCAGCACTACCCGCGGCCCGGCTGGGTGGAGCACGACGCCATGGACCTCTGGTCGAGCCAGGTGGGCGTCGCCAGCGAGGCGCTCGCCAGGGCCGGAGTCGACGCCGGCCGCGTGAGCGCCATCGGGGTGGCGAACCAGCGCGAGACCACCGTGGTCTACGACCGGCGCAGCCTGACACCCATCGCCAACGCCATCGTGTGGCAGGACCGCCGCACCGCGGGAGTGGTCGAGGGCCTTCGGGAGGCCGGGGTCGAGGAGCGCGTTCGCGCGAAAACGGGCCTCCTTCTCGATCCGTACTTCTCGGCCACCAAGATCGCCTGGCTCCTCGACAACGTGCCGGGGGCGCGCGAGCGCGCGGAGGCGGGCGAATTGGCCTTCGGCACGGTGGACACCTGGTTGACGGCCCGGCTCACCGGGGGCGCCCGGCACGTGACCGACGTGTCGAACGCCTCCAGGACCCTGCTGTTCGACTTAGGGCGGGGCGTCTGGGACGACGAGCTCCTGGAGCTCTTCGGCGTGCCCCGCGCCCTGCTGCCGGAGGTCGTGCCCTCCTCTCACGTCGTCGGCGAGGCCACGGTCGGACCGCTCGCGGGCGTGCCCATCGCCGCGCTCGTGGGCGACCAGCAGGCGGCCACGTTCGGCCAGGCCTGCTTCCAGCCGGGGCAGGCGAAGGCGACGTACGGCACGGGCGCCTTCATCGTCCTGAACACGGGCCTGAAGCCGCGGCCACCGGCCGGCCGCCTCCTCACTACGGTGGCGTGGCAACAGGGTGGGCCCCTCGAGTACGCCCTCGAAGGGAGCATCTTCATGGCCGGCGCGGTGGTGCAGTGGCTGCGCGACGGGCTGGGCATCATCCGCGACGTCGCCGACGCCGCTCCCCTCGCCCTCAGCGTTCCGGACGCCGGTGGAGTCGTGTTCGTGCCCGCCATGACGGGGTTGGGAGCGCCCTACTGGGACCCACGGGCCCGCGGAACCATCGTCGGCATCAGCCGCGGGACCACCGCCGCGCATGTCGCTCGCGCCGCTCTCGAGGGCGTCGCCCTCCAAGTGGCCGACGTCATGGGCGCCATGCAGGCAGGCTCCGGCATCGCCATCCCTGAGCTGCGCGTAGACGGTGGCGCCTCCCGGAACGACGCCCTCATGCAGCTTCAGGCGGACGTCATGGGCGTCCCGGTCGTGCGCTCGGCGCAGGTCGAGACGACCGCGCTGGGCGCGGCCTACCTGGCAGGGTTGGCGGTCGGCGTGTGGCCCGACAGGGCCGCGCTGGCGGCTCAATGGCGTGCCGGCGCCCGCTTCGTGCCCCGGCTATCCGACCCTGAACGGGCAGCGGTAATGGAACGGTGGGCCGAGGCCGTTTCCCGTTCGCGCGACTGGGCGCAGGACGAAGCCTGA
- a CDS encoding roadblock/LC7 domain-containing protein, which translates to MLEPSLDLYGSTFDAVDGILRELLAKSRARYALIIDHKGFVLMNVRALWAPKPPSFDSFATLVASNYAANRAIAHLFGEDGFKETVQQGAEVGTYLEELGAEALLVTVFDSTAQLGRVKIATKHAADAIRMALEQSTEASPAMELDADFQQDATALLDGLFGTRQG; encoded by the coding sequence ATGCTCGAGCCATCGCTGGACCTTTACGGTTCCACTTTCGACGCCGTCGATGGCATCTTGCGCGAGCTGCTCGCCAAGAGCCGCGCCCGTTACGCGCTGATTATCGACCACAAGGGTTTCGTGCTCATGAACGTGCGGGCCCTGTGGGCCCCGAAGCCGCCGTCCTTCGACTCTTTCGCCACCCTCGTTGCCTCCAACTACGCCGCCAACCGCGCCATCGCGCACCTCTTCGGTGAGGACGGCTTCAAGGAGACCGTGCAACAGGGCGCGGAGGTAGGCACGTACTTAGAGGAGCTGGGCGCCGAGGCGCTGCTCGTCACCGTGTTCGACAGCACCGCCCAACTGGGCCGCGTCAAGATCGCCACCAAGCACGCCGCCGACGCCATCCGCATGGCCCTCGAGCAGTCCACCGAGGCATCTCCCGCCATGGAGCTCGACGCCGACTTCCAGCAAGACGCCACGGCGTTGCTCGATGGCCTCTTCGGGACGAGGCAAGGATGA
- the gcvPA gene encoding aminomethyl-transferring glycine dehydrogenase subunit GcvPA has translation MRYVPHTREDVERALNKVGAPSIDALFADLPAALRDPEIDLPSGMDEAGLLEHLQGLAAKNDVAGPNFLGGGPRRHFMPAVTAHLAMQSEFVTSYTPYQPEVAQGLLQATFEYQTVMAELTGLPVSNASMYDGASAVAEAVLLAMRQTGRDRVLVSRGVHPETRAVIATYLTALDTVVEVVDLDPHTTVLPDMDDGVACLVAQQPNYLGYVEDMSALTEGAHAAGALMVAAVDPLSLAVLAPPGGYGADIAAGDGQTLGNPLDFGGPAFGFMVVRDELIRQLPGRLVGQTVDVDGRRAFVLTLQAREQHIRRSKAKSNICSNHQLTAVMAAINVAALGPQGLRDLALGSLANAHALGAALSNAGFEPEIERRYFNEFVLKVRQKPAALRSALAAHGVHAGVEVPPEYGFGNAIVLSATESTTRSHIGALVAALTASGEGLGAPAGYGEVASHG, from the coding sequence GTGCGCTACGTCCCCCACACGAGGGAGGACGTCGAGCGGGCGCTGAACAAGGTTGGCGCGCCCTCGATCGACGCACTCTTCGCCGACCTCCCGGCCGCGCTGCGTGACCCCGAGATCGACCTGCCCAGCGGCATGGACGAGGCCGGCCTGCTGGAACACCTGCAAGGGCTGGCGGCCAAGAACGACGTGGCGGGCCCCAACTTCCTGGGCGGCGGCCCTAGGCGCCACTTCATGCCCGCCGTCACCGCCCACCTCGCCATGCAGAGCGAGTTCGTGACCTCCTACACGCCCTACCAGCCCGAGGTGGCGCAAGGACTCCTGCAGGCCACCTTCGAGTACCAGACCGTGATGGCCGAGCTCACGGGCCTGCCCGTGAGCAACGCGAGCATGTACGACGGCGCCAGCGCCGTGGCCGAGGCCGTCCTGCTCGCCATGCGTCAGACGGGCCGCGACCGCGTGCTCGTCAGCCGCGGCGTACATCCCGAAACGCGCGCGGTGATAGCCACCTACCTCACCGCCCTCGACACGGTGGTCGAGGTCGTCGACCTCGACCCTCACACCACGGTCCTGCCCGACATGGACGACGGCGTGGCGTGCCTGGTTGCCCAACAACCCAACTACCTCGGTTACGTCGAGGACATGAGCGCGCTGACCGAGGGCGCCCATGCGGCCGGGGCGTTGATGGTGGCGGCCGTCGACCCGCTGAGCCTCGCCGTCCTCGCGCCTCCGGGAGGGTACGGCGCCGACATAGCCGCCGGCGACGGCCAGACCCTCGGCAACCCCCTCGACTTCGGTGGTCCCGCCTTCGGCTTCATGGTCGTTAGAGACGAGCTCATCCGCCAGCTACCGGGCCGCCTGGTGGGCCAGACCGTGGACGTGGACGGCCGCCGCGCGTTCGTGCTCACGCTGCAGGCCCGAGAGCAGCACATAAGGCGTTCAAAGGCGAAGTCGAACATCTGCTCCAACCACCAGCTGACGGCCGTCATGGCCGCCATCAACGTTGCGGCGTTAGGGCCGCAGGGCCTGCGCGACCTGGCCCTCGGCTCGCTGGCTAACGCCCACGCCCTGGGCGCGGCGCTGAGTAACGCGGGTTTCGAACCCGAGATCGAGCGGCGCTACTTCAACGAGTTCGTCCTGAAGGTGCGGCAGAAGCCGGCGGCGCTTCGCAGCGCGCTGGCAGCGCACGGTGTTCATGCGGGCGTGGAAGTGCCCCCCGAGTACGGCTTCGGCAACGCCATCGTCTTGAGCGCCACGGAGAGCACGACTCGCTCTCACATCGGGGCGCTGGTGGCGGCGCTCACCGCCTCGGGAGAGGGCCTCGGCGCGCCCGCCGGCTACGGGGAGGTGGCCAGCCATGGCTGA
- the gcvPB gene encoding aminomethyl-transferring glycine dehydrogenase subunit GcvPB produces the protein MAEASKLPPIPLHPQLPLIFERSRQGRRASQPPTPAAVDLAELLGEDNLRKEPARLPEVSELDLVRHYTQLAHRQMSIDANIYPLGSCTMKYNPKVNEDAAKLFQDLHPYQAEETVQGALELLYNLQGDLAAITGMDAVSLQPAAGAHGELAGMLMIRAYHRSRGEGEQRKYVLVPDGAHGTNPASAAMAGYEVVEVPTGPDGEVDLAAFKARLNPQVAGVMLTNPNTLGLFERRILEIKEAAHAVGAQLYYDGANLNAIVGRVRPGDMGFDVVHLNLHKTFTTPHGGGGPGTGPIGVKAHLREFLPVPVVARRPGGQFYLEYDIPRSIGRMRSFYGNFGNLVRAYTYIRALGREGLREVSGHAVLNANYLRIKLKELGFTVPFDRVNMHEFVAQPPGGLRTLDIAKAQLDHGMHPATVYFPLIVKEALMVEPTETESLESLDAYAEGLADVLQRAEEDPEYLHGAPYNTPVRRLDEVRAARQPVLKYEFGAD, from the coding sequence ATGGCTGAGGCCTCCAAGCTCCCCCCCATTCCGCTCCACCCCCAGCTTCCCCTGATCTTCGAACGCTCGAGGCAGGGCCGCCGGGCCTCCCAGCCGCCCACCCCGGCGGCGGTCGACTTGGCCGAGTTGCTGGGTGAGGACAACCTGCGCAAGGAGCCCGCGCGGCTGCCCGAGGTCAGCGAGCTGGACCTCGTGCGGCACTACACCCAACTGGCGCACAGGCAGATGAGCATCGACGCCAACATCTACCCGCTTGGCAGCTGCACCATGAAGTACAACCCCAAGGTCAACGAGGACGCCGCCAAGCTGTTCCAGGACCTACACCCGTACCAGGCCGAGGAGACCGTGCAGGGCGCCCTGGAGCTCCTCTACAACCTGCAGGGCGATCTGGCTGCCATCACGGGCATGGACGCCGTCAGCCTCCAGCCAGCCGCCGGCGCCCACGGGGAGCTGGCGGGCATGCTGATGATCCGGGCCTACCACCGCTCCAGGGGTGAGGGCGAGCAACGCAAGTACGTCTTGGTCCCCGACGGCGCGCACGGCACCAACCCCGCCTCGGCCGCCATGGCGGGCTACGAGGTCGTGGAGGTTCCCACCGGCCCCGACGGCGAGGTCGACCTGGCCGCCTTCAAGGCGCGCCTCAACCCGCAGGTCGCGGGGGTCATGCTCACGAACCCGAACACCTTGGGCCTGTTCGAGCGGCGCATCCTCGAGATCAAGGAGGCCGCCCACGCGGTCGGCGCGCAGCTCTACTACGACGGGGCGAACCTTAACGCCATCGTCGGGCGCGTGCGTCCCGGCGACATGGGTTTCGACGTCGTCCACCTCAACCTCCACAAGACGTTCACTACCCCGCACGGCGGCGGTGGCCCCGGCACGGGTCCTATCGGCGTCAAGGCGCACTTGCGGGAGTTCTTGCCGGTGCCGGTCGTGGCCAGGCGCCCGGGCGGCCAGTTTTACCTCGAGTACGACATCCCGCGCTCCATCGGCCGCATGCGCTCGTTCTACGGCAACTTCGGCAACCTCGTGCGGGCGTACACCTACATCCGTGCCCTCGGCCGCGAGGGGCTCCGGGAGGTGAGCGGCCACGCCGTACTGAACGCCAACTACCTGCGCATCAAGCTCAAGGAACTCGGCTTCACCGTGCCGTTCGACCGGGTGAACATGCACGAGTTCGTGGCACAGCCACCCGGCGGCCTGCGCACGCTCGACATCGCCAAGGCGCAGCTGGATCACGGCATGCACCCGGCCACCGTCTACTTCCCCCTCATAGTGAAGGAAGCGCTGATGGTCGAGCCCACGGAGACGGAGTCGCTCGAGTCGTTGGACGCGTACGCCGAGGGCCTCGCGGACGTGCTACAGCGCGCGGAGGAGGACCCCGAATACCTGCACGGCGCGCCTTACAACACGCCGGTCAGGCGTCTCGACGAGGTGCGCGCCGCCAGACAGCCCGTCCTGAAGTACGAGTTCGGCGCGGACTGA
- a CDS encoding ABC transporter permease subunit — MNRGKSIHYVSMVAVAVVVAVAVYFLFATAPDVITRNRMLVVPGLWKRFLSAFVLVIGGISGIAYLYGLATRPMRAARYAMTFGTHIFLWVVILAVFYPVAYLLAVSLNRNDTLAGALPRVGNLLVRAGVVPNPADFSLVQFQKILAETHVYWYQWALAGVMVLGVIVLIVTFALPRFGYLPARAEQLRTYAGWTIFASAAVLVFSVGPAQFYGIRASDGARLPASIGGMVPLYIRNTLLVSGVTGVMAVLLSTTAGYAFSRLKFEGRYGTLLAFVFVQMFPTFMALVAIFYLMSRLDLLNTFTGLILAYSGGAIAFSSWIFKGYLDSLSTSLEEAAMVDGATRWGSFWRIILPISLPMLLFIFLQQFIGTYSEFILANTILVGQDLWTVGIGLRNFSTNQFATQWGAMAAAAVLGSVPILVIFYSFQNALTGQFTAGSVKG, encoded by the coding sequence GTGAACCGCGGCAAGTCGATCCACTACGTGAGCATGGTGGCAGTAGCGGTCGTCGTTGCAGTGGCCGTCTACTTCCTGTTCGCCACGGCGCCGGACGTGATCACCCGCAACCGCATGCTGGTGGTGCCCGGCCTGTGGAAACGGTTCCTGAGCGCCTTCGTACTGGTGATCGGCGGCATCAGCGGCATCGCGTACCTCTACGGGCTTGCCACCAGACCCATGCGGGCGGCCCGCTACGCCATGACCTTCGGCACGCACATCTTCCTATGGGTGGTCATTCTCGCCGTCTTCTACCCCGTCGCCTACCTGCTGGCGGTCTCCCTCAACCGCAACGACACGCTGGCGGGCGCCCTGCCGCGCGTGGGGAACCTGCTGGTGCGCGCCGGGGTGGTGCCGAACCCGGCGGACTTCTCGCTGGTCCAGTTCCAGAAGATCCTGGCCGAGACGCACGTGTACTGGTACCAGTGGGCGCTCGCGGGCGTCATGGTACTCGGAGTGATCGTCCTGATCGTGACCTTCGCGTTGCCGCGGTTCGGCTACCTGCCCGCACGTGCCGAACAGTTGCGTACGTACGCCGGCTGGACGATCTTCGCGAGCGCGGCGGTCCTCGTGTTCTCCGTCGGTCCCGCGCAGTTCTACGGCATACGCGCCAGCGACGGGGCGCGCCTGCCCGCCAGCATCGGCGGCATGGTGCCGCTGTACATCCGCAACACGCTGCTGGTATCGGGCGTCACCGGCGTAATGGCCGTGCTCCTCTCCACCACGGCCGGGTACGCGTTCTCGCGGCTCAAGTTCGAGGGGCGCTACGGCACCCTGCTGGCGTTCGTGTTCGTGCAGATGTTCCCCACGTTCATGGCGCTCGTGGCCATCTTCTACCTCATGAGCCGCTTGGACCTCCTCAACACGTTCACCGGCCTCATCCTGGCCTACTCCGGCGGCGCCATCGCGTTCTCCTCGTGGATCTTCAAGGGCTACCTCGACTCGCTGAGCACCAGCCTGGAAGAAGCCGCGATGGTCGACGGCGCCACGCGCTGGGGCTCGTTCTGGCGGATAATCCTGCCCATCAGCCTCCCCATGCTGCTGTTCATCTTCTTGCAGCAGTTCATCGGCACTTATAGTGAGTTCATCCTCGCCAACACCATCCTCGTCGGCCAAGACCTATGGACGGTCGGGATCGGGTTGCGCAACTTCTCCACCAACCAGTTCGCCACGCAGTGGGGCGCGATGGCCGCGGCCGCCGTGCTCGGCAGCGTCCCCATCCTCGTCATCTTCTACTCGTTCCAGAACGCCCTGACGGGCCAGTTCACGGCCGGAAGCGTCAAAGGATGA